A single Actinomadura algeriensis DNA region contains:
- a CDS encoding XRE family transcriptional regulator: protein MSAAEDTVVRNRALQIEWYGEPLGERVRRLLDRLALSQSGLAGVLGLSAPMLSQLMSAQRAKISNPAVLHRLLAVEELAADPRLDELPAAAVKDRLAEIRAESAPTTSGLRVTTGAHASGGTSEDGSGRAAEQAPPARPSVQDGRTRAETGARHVQALLREVASAGEIEAAAALLAGRYPDLAEALRVYGTGRASEAEAHFARTVLRAGLL, encoded by the coding sequence TTGAGCGCCGCCGAGGACACGGTCGTCCGGAACCGGGCCCTGCAGATCGAGTGGTACGGCGAGCCGCTGGGGGAGCGCGTGCGCCGGCTCCTCGACCGGCTCGCGCTGTCGCAGTCCGGCCTGGCGGGCGTGCTCGGCCTGTCCGCGCCGATGCTGTCGCAGCTGATGTCGGCCCAGCGCGCGAAGATCAGCAACCCGGCCGTGCTGCACCGCCTGCTGGCGGTCGAGGAGCTGGCCGCCGACCCGCGCCTGGACGAGCTGCCCGCCGCCGCGGTCAAGGACCGGCTGGCGGAGATCCGCGCCGAGTCCGCGCCGACGACCTCCGGGCTGCGGGTGACCACCGGGGCGCACGCGTCCGGCGGCACATCCGAGGACGGGTCCGGGCGCGCGGCCGAGCAGGCGCCGCCCGCTCGGCCGTCCGTGCAGGACGGGCGGACGCGGGCGGAGACGGGCGCGCGGCACGTCCAGGCGCTGCTGCGCGAGGTCGCGTCGGCGGGCGAGATCGAGGCGGCCGCCGCGCTGCTCGCCGGCCGGTATCCCGACCTCGCCGAGGCGCTCCGGGTGTACGGGACGGGCCGGGCGAGCGAGGCCGAGGCGCACTTCGCCCGGACGGTGCTCCGGGCGGGCCTTCTTTAA
- a CDS encoding fumarate reductase/succinate dehydrogenase flavoprotein subunit: MTEIERHSYDVVVIGAGGAGLRAAIEARLQGKKTAIISKSLFGKAHTVMAEGGAAAAMGNANANDNWQVHFRDTMRGGKFLNSWRMAELHAKEAPDRIWELELWGALFDRTKDGKISQRNFGGHEYPRLAHVGDRTGLELIRTAQQKIVALQQEDHAEHGDYEARLKVWAETTITRLLKDGDRICGAFGYVRETGKFVVFEAPAVVLATGGIGKAFKVTSNSWEYTGDGHSLALQAGASLLNMEFVQFHPTGMVWPPSVKGILVTESVRGDRGVLKNSDGKRFMFDYIPEVFKDQYATSPEEGDRWYDDPDNNRRPPELLPRDEVARAINSEVKAGRGSPHGGVFLTVVDRMPGGAAEIVRRLPSMHHQFKELADVDITKEPMEVGPTCHYVMGGVEVDPDTAAAKVPGLFAAGEVAGGMHGSNRLGGNSLSDLLVFGRRAGLGASEYVDALDARPAVPDELVAEATAEALAPFEREDGENPYAVHAELQTTMNELVGIIRKEEELRQAIEALQKLRERVARVSVEPVAVHDGRGYHPGWHLALDLRNMLLVSEAVAKAALERQESRGGHTRDDYPQMSADWRKVNLVCNLAGDPSDPHVELTRQPMRPMRTDLLGLFETDELKKYLTAEELPAGTAAAGAVGPDAAKADGKADHKADEKAGDGEEGDG; encoded by the coding sequence ATGACTGAGATCGAGAGGCACTCGTACGACGTCGTGGTGATCGGTGCCGGCGGCGCCGGGCTGCGCGCGGCGATCGAGGCGCGCCTCCAGGGCAAGAAGACGGCGATCATCTCCAAGTCGCTGTTCGGCAAGGCGCACACCGTCATGGCCGAGGGCGGCGCCGCGGCCGCGATGGGCAATGCCAACGCCAACGACAACTGGCAGGTGCACTTCCGCGACACGATGCGCGGCGGGAAGTTCCTGAACAGCTGGCGGATGGCCGAGCTGCACGCCAAGGAGGCCCCGGACCGCATCTGGGAGCTGGAGCTGTGGGGCGCGCTGTTCGACCGCACCAAGGACGGCAAGATCAGCCAGCGGAACTTCGGCGGGCACGAGTACCCGCGGCTGGCGCACGTCGGCGACCGGACGGGCCTGGAGCTGATCCGCACCGCGCAGCAGAAGATCGTCGCGCTGCAGCAGGAGGACCACGCCGAGCACGGCGACTACGAGGCCCGCCTCAAGGTGTGGGCCGAGACGACGATCACGCGGCTGCTCAAGGACGGCGACCGGATCTGCGGCGCGTTCGGGTACGTCCGCGAGACGGGCAAGTTCGTGGTGTTCGAGGCCCCGGCCGTCGTCCTGGCGACCGGCGGGATCGGCAAGGCGTTCAAGGTCACGTCGAACTCGTGGGAGTACACCGGGGACGGCCACTCGCTCGCCCTGCAGGCCGGCGCGTCCCTCCTGAACATGGAGTTCGTGCAGTTCCACCCGACCGGGATGGTCTGGCCCCCGTCGGTGAAGGGAATCCTCGTCACCGAGTCGGTGCGCGGCGACCGCGGCGTCCTGAAGAACTCCGACGGCAAGCGCTTCATGTTCGACTACATTCCCGAGGTCTTCAAGGACCAGTACGCCACCTCCCCCGAGGAGGGCGACCGCTGGTACGACGACCCCGACAACAACCGGCGGCCCCCCGAGCTGCTGCCCCGCGACGAGGTCGCCCGCGCGATCAACTCCGAGGTGAAGGCCGGGCGGGGATCGCCGCACGGCGGCGTGTTCCTCACGGTCGTCGACCGGATGCCGGGCGGCGCGGCCGAGATCGTCCGGCGGCTGCCGTCGATGCACCACCAGTTCAAGGAGCTGGCGGACGTCGACATCACCAAGGAGCCGATGGAGGTCGGGCCGACCTGCCACTACGTGATGGGCGGCGTCGAGGTCGACCCCGACACCGCGGCGGCGAAGGTCCCCGGCCTGTTCGCCGCCGGGGAGGTCGCGGGCGGCATGCACGGCTCGAACCGGCTCGGCGGCAACTCGCTGTCGGACCTGCTGGTGTTCGGGCGCCGCGCCGGGCTCGGCGCGTCGGAGTACGTCGACGCGCTCGACGCGCGCCCGGCCGTCCCGGACGAGCTCGTGGCCGAGGCCACCGCGGAGGCGCTCGCCCCGTTCGAGCGCGAGGACGGCGAGAACCCCTACGCCGTCCACGCCGAACTGCAGACCACGATGAACGAGCTGGTCGGCATCATCCGCAAGGAAGAGGAACTGCGGCAGGCGATCGAGGCCCTGCAGAAGCTCCGCGAGCGCGTCGCCCGCGTGTCCGTCGAGCCCGTCGCGGTGCACGACGGCCGCGGCTACCACCCCGGCTGGCACCTCGCGCTCGACCTGCGCAACATGCTGCTGGTGTCGGAGGCCGTCGCGAAGGCGGCCCTCGAACGGCAGGAGAGCCGCGGCGGCCACACCCGCGACGACTACCCGCAGATGTCGGCGGACTGGCGGAAGGTCAACCTCGTCTGCAACCTGGCGGGCGACCCGTCCGACCCGCACGTCGAGCTGACCCGGCAGCCGATGCGGCCGATGCGCACGGACCTGCTCGGGCTCTTCGAGACCGACGAGCTGAAGAAGTACCTGACCGCCGAGGAACTGCCCGCCGGCACCGCCGCGGCGGGCGCGGTCGGCCCGGACGCGGCGAAGGCGGACGGCAAGGCCGACCACAAGGCGGACGAGAAGGCCGGCGACGGCGAGGAGGGCGACGGATGA
- a CDS encoding succinate dehydrogenase/fumarate reductase iron-sulfur subunit — translation MSYEAKFRVWRGDEGDGELTDYTVEVNEGEVVLDIIHRLQATQAPDLAVRWNCKAGKCGSCSAEINGMPRLLCMTRMSTFEPDETITVTPVRTFPVIRDLVTDVSFNYEKAREIPSFDPGDAKPGELRMQQVDVERSQEFRKCIECFLCQNVCHVIRDHEENKPDFAGPRYLMRIGELEMHPADQADRREIAQQDHGLGFCNITKCCTEVCPEHIKITDNALIPMKERVVGRRYDPVVWLGSKLGIVKKGQDTPSA, via the coding sequence ATGAGCTACGAGGCGAAGTTCCGCGTCTGGCGCGGCGACGAGGGCGACGGTGAGCTCACCGACTACACGGTCGAGGTGAACGAGGGCGAGGTCGTCCTCGACATCATCCACCGGCTGCAGGCCACGCAGGCCCCGGACCTGGCCGTCCGGTGGAACTGCAAGGCCGGCAAGTGCGGGTCCTGCTCCGCCGAGATCAACGGCATGCCGCGGCTGCTGTGCATGACCCGCATGTCGACCTTCGAACCGGACGAGACGATCACCGTCACGCCCGTCCGGACGTTCCCGGTCATCCGCGACCTGGTCACCGACGTCTCGTTCAACTACGAGAAGGCCCGCGAGATCCCGTCGTTCGATCCGGGCGACGCCAAGCCCGGCGAGCTGCGCATGCAGCAGGTGGACGTCGAGCGCTCGCAGGAGTTCCGCAAGTGCATCGAGTGCTTCCTGTGCCAGAACGTCTGCCACGTCATCCGCGACCACGAGGAGAACAAGCCCGACTTCGCCGGGCCGCGCTACCTCATGCGGATCGGTGAGCTGGAGATGCACCCGGCCGACCAGGCCGACCGCCGGGAGATCGCCCAGCAGGACCACGGCCTCGGCTTCTGCAACATCACCAAGTGCTGCACCGAGGTCTGCCCCGAGCACATCAAGATCACCGACAACGCGCTGATCCCGATGAAGGAACGGGTCGTCGGACGCAGGTACGACCCGGTGGTCTGGCTCGGCAGCAAGCTCGGCATCGTCAAGAAGGGCCAGGACACTCCCTCGGCCTGA
- a CDS encoding Crp/Fnr family transcriptional regulator yields MSALEPGSFLAELTPAERADLEARGHVRAFERGEALFVEGDRSGWVAVLLKGRVKAFTYREQGGEALLAVREPGALLGELAAIDGLPRSATVEALEPVRALAVPSKDFTLFLEANGRASLIIMRTLCERWRDADRKRAEFGMFDATGRVAQRLVELAERFGVPYGSGQPGGESVRITLNLSQEELAGWVGASREAVSKALRHLRGHGLIETGRRRLIVHDLQALRQHVR; encoded by the coding sequence ATGAGCGCCCTAGAACCGGGTTCGTTCCTGGCCGAACTCACCCCGGCCGAACGCGCCGACCTGGAAGCCCGCGGACACGTCCGGGCCTTCGAACGCGGCGAGGCGCTGTTCGTCGAGGGCGACCGGTCGGGGTGGGTGGCCGTCCTGTTGAAGGGACGCGTGAAGGCGTTCACCTATCGCGAGCAGGGCGGGGAGGCGCTGCTGGCGGTGCGCGAACCGGGGGCGCTGCTCGGCGAGCTCGCCGCGATCGACGGGCTGCCCCGGTCGGCGACCGTCGAGGCGCTGGAGCCGGTGCGGGCGCTCGCCGTCCCGTCCAAGGACTTCACCCTGTTCCTGGAGGCGAACGGGCGCGCGTCGCTGATCATCATGCGGACGCTGTGCGAGCGGTGGCGCGACGCCGACCGCAAGCGCGCCGAGTTCGGGATGTTCGACGCCACCGGGCGGGTCGCGCAGCGGCTCGTGGAGCTGGCCGAACGGTTCGGCGTCCCCTACGGGTCCGGGCAGCCGGGCGGCGAGAGCGTCCGGATCACGCTGAACCTGTCGCAGGAGGAACTGGCCGGCTGGGTCGGCGCGTCCCGCGAGGCGGTCAGCAAGGCGCTGCGGCACCTGCGCGGGCACGGGCTCATCGAGACGGGACGGCGCCGCCTGATCGTCCACGACCTGCAGGCGCTCCGGCAGCACGTCCGGTAG
- a CDS encoding LysR family transcriptional regulator, which yields MQLQQLAYFVAVAEVRHFTQAAELLRVAQPSLSKQIRALEGELNVSLFSRARGNITLTPAGEALLPLAKRILADVETARVEVQELAGLRRGRVRLGATPSLCAGLLADVLRRFHDAYPGIQLIVEEGGSRDLVRQLTRGELDLALVILPLHGDPPLDTTPILREYLVVASPAGPEPGGRAAPLPRRSFLRIDDLRNRPLVMFRPGYDLREATIGACRAAGFEPRFAVEGGEMDAVLRFVEVGLGIAVVPSMVLAGRPGLRGTPLVLDEAARRGRHGEGLLRTIALAHRKDVELTHAARAFQDTLETFLVEAGLAGSLPEGVETLVHD from the coding sequence ATGCAGTTGCAGCAGCTCGCCTATTTCGTCGCGGTCGCGGAGGTCCGGCACTTCACGCAGGCCGCGGAGCTCCTGCGCGTGGCGCAGCCGTCGCTGAGCAAGCAGATCCGCGCGCTGGAGGGCGAGCTGAACGTGTCGCTGTTCAGCCGCGCCCGCGGCAACATCACCCTGACGCCCGCCGGGGAGGCGCTGCTGCCGCTGGCCAAGCGCATCCTCGCCGACGTCGAGACGGCCCGCGTCGAGGTGCAGGAGCTCGCGGGGCTGCGGCGCGGGCGGGTGCGGCTCGGCGCGACGCCGTCGCTGTGCGCGGGGCTGCTCGCCGACGTGCTGCGCCGCTTCCACGACGCCTACCCGGGCATCCAGCTGATCGTCGAGGAGGGCGGCTCACGCGACCTCGTCCGCCAGCTGACGCGGGGCGAGCTGGACCTGGCGCTGGTCATCCTGCCGCTGCACGGCGACCCGCCGCTCGACACCACCCCGATACTGCGCGAGTACCTGGTGGTCGCGTCCCCGGCCGGTCCGGAGCCGGGCGGCCGGGCGGCGCCGCTGCCGCGCCGCTCGTTCCTGCGCATCGACGACCTGCGGAACCGGCCGCTGGTGATGTTCCGTCCCGGCTACGACCTGCGGGAGGCGACGATCGGCGCGTGCCGGGCGGCCGGGTTCGAACCGCGGTTCGCCGTCGAGGGCGGCGAGATGGACGCGGTGCTGCGGTTCGTCGAGGTGGGGCTCGGCATCGCGGTGGTGCCGAGCATGGTGCTGGCCGGCCGGCCGGGGCTGCGCGGCACGCCGCTCGTCCTGGACGAGGCGGCGCGCCGCGGCCGGCACGGCGAGGGGCTCCTGCGGACGATCGCGCTCGCGCACCGCAAGGACGTCGAACTGACGCACGCGGCGCGCGCCTTCCAGGACACCCTCGAGACCTTCCTCGTCGAGGCGGGCCTGGCCGGCAGCCTCCCCGAAGGAGTCGAAACGCTCGTCCACGACTGA
- a CDS encoding succinate dehydrogenase/fumarate reductase iron-sulfur subunit, whose amino-acid sequence MKLTLRVWRQSDPQDKGKMVEYKLDDISPDASFLEMLDVLNEKLIADGSEPVAFDHDCREGICGMCSLVINGTPHGPERNTTTCQLHMRKFKDGEVIDVEPWRAKAFPVVKDLVVDRSAFDRIIQSGGYITAPTGTAPEAHSTPVPKPDADAAFEAAECIGCGACVAACPNGSAALFLGAKITHLGLMPQGQPERWDRAVSMLDTHDDEGFGGCTNTGECTVACPKGIGLDVIGRLNGDYLKASAGGKKK is encoded by the coding sequence ATGAAGCTCACACTGCGCGTCTGGCGCCAGAGCGACCCCCAGGACAAGGGCAAGATGGTCGAGTACAAGCTCGACGACATCTCCCCCGACGCCTCTTTCCTGGAGATGCTCGACGTCCTCAACGAGAAGCTCATCGCCGACGGCTCCGAGCCCGTCGCGTTCGACCACGACTGCCGCGAGGGCATCTGCGGCATGTGCTCCCTGGTCATCAACGGCACGCCGCACGGTCCCGAGCGGAACACCACGACGTGCCAGCTGCACATGCGCAAGTTCAAGGACGGCGAGGTCATCGACGTCGAACCGTGGCGCGCCAAGGCGTTCCCGGTCGTGAAGGACCTGGTCGTCGACCGCTCCGCGTTCGACCGGATCATCCAGTCCGGCGGGTACATCACCGCGCCGACCGGCACCGCGCCCGAGGCCCACTCGACGCCCGTCCCGAAGCCGGACGCCGACGCCGCGTTCGAGGCCGCCGAGTGCATCGGCTGCGGCGCGTGCGTCGCGGCCTGCCCGAACGGCTCGGCCGCGCTGTTCCTCGGCGCGAAGATCACCCACCTGGGGCTGATGCCGCAGGGCCAGCCGGAGCGCTGGGACCGGGCGGTGTCGATGCTCGACACCCACGACGACGAGGGCTTCGGCGGCTGCACCAACACCGGCGAGTGCACCGTCGCCTGCCCGAAGGGCATCGGCCTCGACGTCATCGGCCGCCTCAACGGCGACTACCTGAAGGCGTCCGCGGGCGGCAAGAAGAAGTAG
- a CDS encoding fumarate reductase/succinate dehydrogenase flavoprotein subunit, translated as MSDDLYELGDPIADGKVPAGPIEDRWTTRKFEAKQINPANKRKKKIIIIGTGLAGGSAGATLGEAGYHVQQFCFQDSPRRAHSIAAQGGINAAKNYRNDGDSVYRLFYETVKGGDFRSRESNVYRLADISRNIIDQCVAQGVPFAREYGGLLDNRSFGGTQVSRTFYARGQTGQQLLLGAYQALMRQVEAGNVELFPRHEMLDLIMEDGRARGVVVRNLINGEVKNYTADAVVLASGGYGNVYFLSTNAMGSNVTASWRAHRHGALFANPCYTQIHPTCIPVSGDHQSKLTLMSESLRNDGRVWVPKKAKDERRPADIPEDERDYYLERIYPSFGNLVPRDIASRAAKNVCDEGRGVGPGGLGVYLDFSDAIGRLGRDKVEAKYGNLFEMYERITGENPYDTPMRIYPAVHYTMGGLWVDYDLESTVPGLFVIGEANFSDHGANRLGASALMQGLADGYFVLPATINDYIAKNALPPVADTAIAEAQERVNGRIDKLLSIDGDRSVDSFHRELGHIMWEYCGMERTEEGLRKALELIPALREEFWKRVKVTGKGEELNQQLEKAGRVADFLELGELMVIDALHRAESCGGHFRAESQDEEGEAKRDDDAFGYVAAWGWSGEGAKPVLHKETLNFEYVKPTQRSYK; from the coding sequence ATGAGCGACGACCTTTACGAGCTCGGCGACCCGATCGCCGACGGCAAGGTGCCCGCCGGCCCGATCGAGGACCGCTGGACCACGCGCAAGTTCGAGGCCAAGCAGATCAACCCGGCCAACAAGCGCAAGAAGAAGATCATCATCATCGGCACCGGGCTGGCCGGCGGGTCCGCCGGCGCCACGCTCGGCGAGGCCGGCTACCACGTCCAGCAGTTCTGCTTCCAGGACAGCCCGCGCCGCGCCCACTCGATCGCCGCGCAGGGCGGCATCAACGCCGCGAAGAACTACCGCAACGACGGCGACAGCGTGTACCGGCTCTTCTACGAGACGGTCAAGGGCGGCGACTTCCGGTCCCGCGAGTCGAACGTGTACCGGCTCGCCGACATCTCCCGGAACATCATCGACCAGTGCGTCGCGCAGGGCGTCCCGTTCGCCCGCGAGTACGGCGGCCTGCTCGACAACCGCTCGTTCGGCGGCACCCAGGTGTCCCGGACGTTCTACGCGCGCGGCCAGACGGGCCAGCAGCTGCTCCTCGGCGCCTACCAGGCGCTGATGCGGCAGGTCGAGGCCGGCAACGTCGAACTGTTCCCGCGCCACGAGATGCTCGACCTGATCATGGAGGACGGACGCGCCCGCGGCGTCGTCGTCCGGAACCTGATCAACGGCGAGGTCAAGAACTACACCGCGGACGCGGTCGTGCTCGCGTCCGGCGGCTACGGCAACGTGTACTTCCTGTCCACGAACGCGATGGGCTCGAACGTCACCGCGTCCTGGCGCGCCCACCGGCACGGCGCCCTGTTCGCGAACCCGTGCTACACACAGATCCACCCGACCTGCATCCCGGTCAGCGGCGACCACCAGTCGAAGCTGACGCTGATGTCGGAGTCGCTGCGCAACGACGGCCGCGTCTGGGTGCCGAAGAAGGCCAAGGACGAGCGGCGGCCCGCCGACATCCCCGAGGACGAGCGCGACTACTACCTCGAGCGCATCTACCCCTCGTTCGGGAACCTCGTGCCCCGCGACATCGCGTCCCGCGCCGCGAAGAACGTGTGCGACGAGGGCCGCGGCGTCGGCCCCGGCGGGCTCGGCGTCTACCTCGACTTCTCCGACGCGATCGGGCGGCTCGGCCGCGACAAGGTCGAGGCGAAGTACGGGAACCTGTTCGAGATGTACGAGCGGATCACGGGCGAGAACCCGTACGACACGCCGATGCGCATCTACCCCGCCGTGCACTACACCATGGGCGGCCTGTGGGTGGACTACGACCTGGAGTCCACGGTCCCCGGCCTGTTCGTGATCGGCGAGGCGAACTTCTCCGACCACGGCGCGAACCGCCTCGGCGCGTCCGCGCTGATGCAGGGCCTCGCCGACGGCTACTTCGTCCTGCCGGCCACGATCAACGACTACATCGCCAAGAACGCCCTCCCGCCGGTCGCCGACACCGCGATCGCCGAGGCGCAGGAGCGGGTGAACGGCCGCATCGACAAGCTGCTGTCGATCGACGGCGACCGCTCCGTCGACTCCTTCCACCGCGAGCTCGGCCACATCATGTGGGAGTACTGCGGCATGGAGCGCACCGAGGAGGGCCTGCGCAAGGCGCTCGAGCTCATCCCGGCGCTGCGCGAGGAGTTCTGGAAGCGCGTCAAGGTCACCGGCAAGGGCGAGGAGCTCAACCAGCAGCTGGAGAAGGCCGGCCGCGTCGCCGACTTCCTCGAGCTGGGCGAGCTGATGGTGATCGACGCCCTGCACCGCGCCGAGTCCTGCGGCGGCCACTTCCGCGCCGAGAGCCAGGACGAGGAGGGCGAGGCCAAGCGCGACGACGACGCGTTCGGCTACGTCGCCGCCTGGGGCTGGTCGGGCGAGGGCGCCAAGCCCGTCCTCCACAAGGAGACCCTCAACTTCGAATACGTCAAGCCGACGCAGAGGTCGTACAAGTAA
- a CDS encoding succinate dehydrogenase cytochrome b subunit, with product MAIAIPAIYRSTVGKKAVMAVTGGILVLFLIAHMVGNLKIFFGAEDFNHYAHWLRTIGEPAVPYRTVLTILEVVLAVAVILHMWSAVSLARRARAARPVKYESKKKSHAQGYATHTMRYGGIIIAIYVVWHLLDLTFFVVNPLGADDTPYERMVADFDPSRWYITVWYVVAVLLVGLHLHHGIWSAFQTLGLRTPRSHNLLRGLAIAVSAVVTVGFISVPVSIAFGWVS from the coding sequence GTGGCTATAGCGATACCTGCGATCTACCGGTCGACCGTCGGCAAGAAGGCCGTGATGGCCGTCACCGGCGGCATCCTCGTGCTGTTCCTGATCGCGCACATGGTCGGGAACCTGAAGATCTTCTTCGGCGCCGAGGACTTCAACCACTACGCGCACTGGCTGCGCACGATCGGCGAGCCCGCCGTGCCGTACCGCACGGTCCTGACGATCCTGGAGGTCGTCCTCGCCGTCGCGGTGATCCTCCACATGTGGTCGGCGGTGTCGCTCGCCCGCCGCGCGCGCGCCGCTCGTCCCGTCAAGTACGAGTCGAAGAAGAAGTCCCACGCGCAGGGCTACGCCACCCACACGATGCGCTACGGCGGGATCATCATCGCGATCTACGTCGTCTGGCACCTGCTGGACCTGACGTTCTTCGTGGTGAACCCGCTCGGCGCGGACGACACCCCCTACGAGCGGATGGTCGCGGACTTCGATCCGTCCCGCTGGTACATCACCGTCTGGTACGTCGTCGCGGTGCTGCTGGTCGGCCTGCACCTGCACCACGGCATCTGGAGCGCGTTCCAGACGCTCGGCCTGCGCACGCCGCGCAGCCACAACCTCCTACGGGGGCTCGCCATCGCCGTCTCCGCCGTGGTGACGGTCGGCTTCATCTCCGTCCCCGTGTCCATCGCCTTCGGATGGGTGAGCTGA